Proteins from one Colias croceus chromosome 22, ilColCroc2.1 genomic window:
- the LOC123701727 gene encoding zinc finger protein 93-like: MESWSNLCRCCLSPDTTVSILDNDENIKEKFLETTSIEVTEDDRLPQRLCDCCFTIMKSAHEFREQCLKMDNELKTQLNTIPADVKDELLSQIEKHMNSNQNMSDEDKTKESMKKLESIIKTEPMDDDDYYYVLVIDDPKDGDDKNDKKPLPLPAPIKKEVEYEEVNICINEDSNSQNADTNENVIQNDSLQSCIDSFLISNTKVSASVPETILENEEGHEIEVDFANALDIVDTNEDQLITIDNTNDKDNPITVTLADGVKEYNPRNLIKIVTPSGLEKTILLKNDESVKYLTATQEESNVNDDNMSQEEIILCEGDDNSQFQILKVDGSEFVIEYTDEGQIATVLQQEDGTFLCDCGEVFEDLAEFEKHQYKHNPAGEHLCNLCGKGFETAEILTGHTLLHRSTGPVVSCPFCNQVVRRNALTQHIKYTHNTKPQCEICQKTFANQNNLKRHMIIHSGIKEFVCDICSKRFNQKITMQTHRLTHINSTTCNFCDTVFEDKAALTLHKESDECTRSKINRVKEELMKTVRQEVTTNLGKLLGYACSICKKMFSLESALDQHIEKTHIIERLEDKKGNKQMKRFECTICGKRCASQAMLIMHERVHTNERPFPCQLCSLRFKTKTHLRTHQLTHTREKKFGCSVCMKFFALKGNLVVHLRTHTGERPYVCTICDEAFIDSKYLKKHKLRKHSIDNMPWNKY; the protein is encoded by the exons ATGGAATCGTGGTCAAATTTATGTCGATGCTGTCTTTCGCCGGACACAACAGTGTCAATATTAGACAacgatgaaaatattaaagaaaagtTTTTGGAAACAACATCTATTGAG GTAACAGAAGACGACAGGCTACCCCAAAGGCTGTGCGACTGTTGCTTTACCATAATGAAATCGGCTCATGAATTCAGggaacaatgtttaaaaatggataatgaattaaaaacacAACTCAATACCATTCCTGCTGATGTAAAAGATGAGTTACTGTCACAGATTGAAAAACATATGAATTCCAACCAAAATATGAGCGACGAGGATAAAACAAAGGAATCTATGAAGAAATTGGAATCCATAATTAAAACGGAACCTatggatgatgatgattattattatgtcttaGTTATTGATGATCCTAAAGATGGAGATGATAAGAATGATAAGAAACCGCTGCCACTTCCAGCTCCTATTAAGAAAGAAGTTGAGTATGAAGAGGtcaatatttgtataaacGAAGATTCAAATTCACAGAATGCAGATACAAATGagaatgtcatacaaaatgaTTCCTTGCAGAGCTGTATCGATTCATTCTTAATATCAAACACAAAAGTCTCAGCTAGTGTTCCGGAAACTATTTTAGAAAATGAGGAAGGGCATGAAATTGAAGTTGATTTTGCAAATGCATTGGATATTGTAGACACAAATGAAGACCAACTTATTACAATTGACAATACCAATGACAAAGACAATCCTATAACTGTTACTCTTGCAGATGGAGTCAAAGAGTACAATCCAagaaatttaatcaaaatcgtCACTCCATCTGGTCTTGAAAAGACTATTCTACTGAAAAATGACGaaagtgttaaatatttaacagcAACACAAGAGGAATCAAATGTAAATGACGATAATATGTCACAagaagaaattatattatgtgaggGTGATGACAATTCACAGTTTCAGATATTGAAAGTTGACGGTTCAGAATTTGTGATTGAATACACAGATGAGGGACAAATAGCGACTGTACTACAACAAGAGGATGGGACGTTCCTTTGTGATTGTGGGGAGGTGTTTGAAGATCTAGCCGAGTTTGAGAAACATCAATACAAACACAACCCAGCGGGTGAACATTTATGTAATCTGTGTGGAAAAGGTTTTGAAACAGCAGAAATATTAACTGGCCATACACTACTCCATCGATCAACAGGACCGGTAGTGTCTTGTCCATTCTGTAATCAAGTTGTGAGACGAAATGCGCTAACCCaacatataaaatacactCATAACACCAAGCCTCAGTGTGAGATTTGTCAAAAGACATTTGCTAATCAGAATAACTTAAAACGACACATGATAATACATAGCGGAATCAAGGAATTTGTCTGTGATATATGCTCGAAACGGTTCAATCAAAAGATAACAATGCAAACACACAGACTGACACACATCAACTCGACAACTTGTAATTTCTGCGACACAGTGTTTGAAGACAAAGCTGCCTTAACATTGCATAAAGAATCTGATGAATGTACAAGATCGAAAATCAATCGCGTCAAAGAAGAACTTATGAAAACGGTAAGGCAAGAAGTAACAACGAATTTGGGAAAACTTTTAGGTTATGCATGTTCCATATGTAAGAAAATGTTCTCACTGGAATCAGCGTTGGACCAGCACATAGAAAAAACGCACATTATAGAGAGGTTGGAGGATAAAAAGGGTAATAAACAAATGAAGAGGTTTGAATGCACAATATGCGGCAAGAGATGTGCGAGTCAAGCGATGTTGATAATGCATGAGCGAGTTCACACAAACGAGAGGCCGTTCCCTTGCCAATTATGTTCACTGCGGTTTAAAACCAAGACTCACTTAAGAACACATCAATTAACGCATACGAGAGAGAAGAAGTTTGGATGCTCAGTTTGTATGAAGTTCTTTGCGTTAAAAGGAAACTTGGTCGTACATTTACGCACTCACACGGGAGAGAGGCCTTATGTGTGCACAATTTGTGACGAGGCATTTATCGACTCTAAATATTTGAAGAAACACAAATTGAGAAAACATTCAATTGATAATATGCCTTGGAATAAGTACTAA